One stretch of Bacillota bacterium DNA includes these proteins:
- a CDS encoding EAL domain-containing protein, with the protein MRALPASPAPSVPFREALELARPFFQPLVSLRQRRIVGYEALARGPQGTVWESPAALFAEAEAQGLLSLLECRIWEAAFQVWEARFPGLMLCINAHPGSWRQFRLPEHPVCPLPRLLVNGQLRQGGRLVVEVPERLTLSQSAEARRQADQLRAAGIQLWLDDLGSGVAGLQFLPLLRPDGIKLDRLLVGGVDADPYRRAVVRALVGAARELGLTLVAEGVETEAELGCLAALGVDLAQGFLLGRPAPEPRPLAPDVAALLARLPVPDAPKTAGRLRPGRVRGRRTAVWPALGALSRALSQARSLREALGHVGRALTEQLACDGVLILGESVAAQPSHPSAPPSAGGGVSVVMLDGVLWPSVPGPDPVAGARGRLGPPRESGRLGVRFHADLHLPDPVWEPVYALSARLGFSRLLTIPVPASGPRVLVWAVGWRRPVRLDPEAFAVATVLADYTALEWRRWTCPPPAPTTGAGAAGAEDGP; encoded by the coding sequence ATGAGAGCGCTGCCTGCATCCCCCGCCCCATCGGTACCGTTCCGGGAGGCCCTGGAGCTGGCCCGCCCCTTCTTCCAGCCCCTGGTCAGCTTGCGCCAGCGCCGCATCGTCGGGTACGAGGCGCTGGCCCGCGGGCCGCAGGGCACGGTCTGGGAGTCGCCTGCCGCCCTGTTTGCGGAGGCCGAAGCGCAGGGCCTCTTGAGCCTTCTCGAATGCCGCATCTGGGAGGCGGCTTTCCAGGTGTGGGAGGCACGCTTTCCCGGGCTTATGTTGTGCATCAACGCCCATCCCGGCAGCTGGCGCCAGTTTCGCTTGCCCGAGCACCCCGTCTGCCCGTTGCCCCGGCTGCTGGTTAACGGGCAGCTCCGGCAGGGCGGGCGGCTGGTCGTGGAGGTGCCCGAACGCCTGACCCTCTCCCAGTCGGCCGAGGCCCGGCGCCAGGCCGACCAACTCCGGGCCGCCGGGATCCAGCTCTGGCTCGACGACCTGGGCAGCGGCGTGGCGGGGCTGCAGTTTCTGCCGCTGCTGCGGCCCGACGGCATCAAACTCGACCGGCTGCTGGTGGGCGGCGTGGACGCCGATCCCTACCGCCGGGCGGTGGTGCGGGCGCTGGTGGGGGCCGCCCGGGAGCTGGGCCTCACGCTGGTGGCGGAGGGGGTCGAAACGGAGGCGGAGCTTGGCTGCCTGGCGGCGCTGGGCGTGGATCTGGCCCAGGGCTTCTTGTTAGGCCGTCCGGCTCCGGAGCCCCGGCCGCTTGCCCCTGACGTGGCCGCGCTGCTGGCCCGGCTGCCCGTCCCGGACGCCCCGAAGACCGCAGGACGCTTGCGCCCTGGAAGGGTCCGGGGCAGGCGCACGGCCGTCTGGCCCGCGTTGGGGGCCCTCAGCCGGGCCCTGAGCCAGGCCCGGTCGCTACGCGAAGCGCTGGGCCACGTGGGTCGGGCACTGACCGAGCAGCTGGCCTGCGATGGGGTGCTGATACTGGGCGAATCCGTCGCGGCGCAGCCCTCCCACCCGTCCGCTCCCCCCTCCGCCGGCGGCGGCGTCTCGGTGGTGATGCTGGACGGGGTGCTGTGGCCGTCGGTGCCCGGGCCGGACCCGGTTGCTGGCGCGCGCGGGCGGTTGGGACCGCCCCGCGAAAGCGGCCGGCTCGGGGTGCGTTTCCATGCCGACCTGCACCTGCCCGACCCGGTCTGGGAGCCGGTCTACGCCCTGAGCGCGCGGCTGGGCTTTTCGCGCCTGCTGACCATACCGGTGCCCGCAAGCGGGCCCCGGGTGCTGGTGTGGGCGGTAGGATGGCGCAGGCCGGTCCGGCTGGACCCGGAGGCCTTCGCCGTCGCCACGGTCCTGGCTGACTACACCGCCCTGGAGTGGCGCCGGTGGACATGCCCGCCCCCTGCGCCGACAACGGGCGCGGGGGCGGCCGGGGCTGAAGACGGGCCATGA
- a CDS encoding diguanylate cyclase: protein MRNKRARKGSIRTRLLAGAACMLLPTLVLGIVSLAIHRSVVRAFEKVVEEATEESHPVAHLQTVLLQASMPASDYLVHGSPSEREAFARLSREVEEAFQDLLTRPFGLAQELALVRAAQAQWREIRAVSEAILALPDPVNNASGARQVEQLDALVNRTVTDLGQIHELAHQEIEAHLKEARAFYARVLLVILAVLGAGLAGASGLGAWLVSSILGPLGALEEGARRLGAGDLSYRLPPFACDELDRVGATFNLMADRLAADRAALEELATQDAVTGLYNYREFHRRLHEEAERARRYHRPLSLLMLDLDHLKAFNDTYGHQAGDEALKAVAEAIRRHVRPPDVAARYGGDEFAVILPETPLRSAVVVAERIRATVAASAVTGAATITVSAGAAAFPDDGASGPELVASADRALYAAKSAGRNHVCAASQHADR from the coding sequence GTGAGGAACAAGCGGGCCCGGAAGGGCTCCATACGGACCCGACTCCTGGCCGGCGCCGCCTGCATGCTTCTCCCCACCCTGGTTCTCGGGATCGTCTCGCTCGCCATCCACCGGAGTGTCGTGCGGGCGTTCGAGAAGGTGGTCGAAGAGGCGACCGAGGAGAGTCATCCCGTGGCCCATCTCCAAACGGTCCTTTTACAAGCATCCATGCCGGCCAGCGACTACCTCGTCCACGGTTCGCCTTCCGAGCGGGAAGCGTTTGCCCGCTTGAGCCGGGAAGTGGAGGAGGCCTTCCAGGATCTTTTGACCCGCCCCTTCGGCCTGGCGCAAGAGCTGGCCCTGGTTCGGGCCGCACAAGCGCAATGGCGCGAGATCCGCGCGGTCAGCGAAGCCATCCTGGCCTTACCCGATCCTGTGAACAACGCCTCCGGAGCCCGTCAGGTGGAACAGCTTGACGCCCTGGTGAACCGGACCGTAACGGATCTCGGGCAGATCCATGAACTGGCGCATCAGGAGATCGAGGCCCACCTGAAGGAGGCCCGCGCGTTTTACGCGAGGGTACTGCTCGTCATCCTCGCCGTTCTTGGGGCCGGGCTGGCCGGCGCGTCGGGTCTTGGCGCCTGGCTGGTAAGCTCCATCCTGGGCCCCCTGGGTGCGCTCGAAGAAGGAGCACGTCGCCTGGGGGCGGGAGACCTGTCCTATCGGCTACCCCCCTTTGCCTGTGATGAACTGGACCGGGTGGGGGCGACGTTTAACCTGATGGCGGACCGGCTCGCCGCAGACCGGGCGGCGTTAGAAGAGCTGGCCACGCAAGACGCCGTGACCGGGCTGTATAACTATCGGGAGTTTCACCGGCGCCTGCACGAAGAGGCGGAACGAGCCCGGCGCTACCACCGCCCTCTCTCCCTGCTGATGCTGGATCTGGACCACCTCAAGGCTTTCAACGACACCTACGGGCACCAAGCCGGAGATGAAGCGTTGAAGGCGGTCGCCGAAGCGATCCGCCGTCATGTGCGGCCGCCCGACGTAGCGGCCCGATACGGAGGCGACGAGTTTGCGGTCATCCTTCCGGAAACGCCCCTGAGGAGCGCGGTCGTGGTTGCGGAGCGCATTCGAGCCACTGTGGCCGCCTCTGCGGTAACCGGCGCCGCGACCATTACGGTAAGTGCCGGAGCAGCGGCTTTCCCCGACGACGGGGCAAGCGGACCCGAACTCGTGGCTTCCGCGGACAGGGCCCTTTATGCGGCCAAGAGCGCGGGCCGTAATCACGTATGCGCGGCCAGTCAGCACGCCGACCGCTGA